Proteins from one Fragaria vesca subsp. vesca linkage group LG6, FraVesHawaii_1.0, whole genome shotgun sequence genomic window:
- the LOC101305282 gene encoding chorismate mutase, chloroplastic-like, which yields MEAQLLRASSSSAILAAPRASRFNNAVALRKSNTFTCVSSGLAKKGNLSIQATVTSNGSLASKNRVDETDNLTLEGIRHSLIRQEDSIIFGLLERSQYCHNVSTYDPNVFPMDGFQGSLVEYILQETEKLHARVGRYSSPDEHPFFPDQLPAPMLPPLKYPEVLHPIAHSININSKVWEMYFRDILPRLVKEGDDGNNGSTAVCDTMCLQTLSKRIHYGKFVAECKFRTAPESYEAAIKEQNRDKLMALLTYPTVEEAIIKRVEMKAKTYGQEVTVYKVKEEQPGLQVYKIKPTLVADLYGEWIMPLTKQVQVEYLLRRLD from the exons ATGGAGGCTCAACTGTTAAGGGCCTCCTCCTCTTCTGCAATTCTTGCTGCTCCTCGAGCTTCAAGATTCAATAACGCGGTGGCCCTGAGGAAAAGTAACACCTTCACATGCGTCAGCTCAGGCTTAGCTAAGAAAGGCAATCTGTCAATTCAGGCTACCGTAACTTCAAATGG ATCATTGGCCTCAAAGAATAGGGTGGATGAAACTGATAATTTGACCCTCGAAGGTATAAGACACTCTTTGATTCGTCAGGAGGATAGCATCATATTTGGCCTTCTAGAAAGATCTCAGTATTGTCATAATGTGTCTACATATGACCCCAATGTTTTCCCTATGGATGGGTTCCAGGGCTCATTGGTAGAGTACATTCTTCAAGAAACAGAAAAGCTTCATGCTCGG GTGGGTAGATACAGCAGTCCTGATGAGCATCCTTTCTTTCCAGATCAACTGCCGGCTCCAATGTTACCACCTCTGAAATACCCTGAG GTATTACATCCCATTGCCCATTCAATTAATATAAATAGCAAAGTCTGGGAGATGTATTTCAGAGATATTCTTCCAAGATTGGTTAAGGAAGGTGATGATGGTAATAATGGATCAACTGCTGTTTGCGACACAATGTGCTTGCAG ACTCTTTCAAAGAGAATACATTATGGTAAATTTGTGGCAGAGTGTAAGTTCCGCACTGCTCCAGAGTCCTATGAAGCTGCCATTAAAGAACAG AATAGGGACAAGCTGATGGCTTTGTTGACATATCCAACTGTTGAGGAGGCAATCATAAAGAGGGTAGAAATGAAAGCCAAAACTTACGGGCAAGAGGTTACAGTATACAAAGTGAAAGAGGAACAACCTGGCTTGCAGGTTTATAAGATAAAACCAACCTTGGTCGCAGATTTGTATGGGGAATGGATCATGCCATTGACAAAGCAAGTTCAAGTTGAATACTTATTAAGAAGGTTGGATTGA